From a region of the Clupea harengus chromosome 9, Ch_v2.0.2, whole genome shotgun sequence genome:
- the clptm1 gene encoding cleft lip and palate transmembrane protein 1 homolog has protein sequence MAAQENEATSETTVSNGEVVSTNGGAAADQVAGDQVAETAGAAQDPAQQQQPPQNAWQVIKGVLFRIFVIWAISSWFRRGSSTPDPNTPAGVPRLPSRNLFPKDTLMDLAVYISQDEIFTDFNDTGSLFWFQQDLVYGDWSIGEEGCYEHYKDLEIPESVQLNGSLYIHVFFTKSGFHPDPKRKGQYRRLATVHASRMLNKFKKRKFMKTKNLLTGETEADPEMIKRAESHGPVEIISHWHPNLTINMVDDHTAWVKGSVPPPLDQHVQFDAVSGDYYPIVYFNDYWNLQKDYIPINETLNKLPLRITYCPLSLWRWQLYAAQNARSPWNFLAEETHDQSDEDQDSVKVALLETNPYLLGVTIVVSIVHSIFEFLAFKNDIQFWNSRQSLEGLSVRSITFGVFQSLVVLLYILDNETNFVVQVSVFIGLLIDFWKITKVMDVKLDRENKIAGVLPRLVFKDKSTYVQSSTKQYDDMAFKYLSWCLYPLFGCYAVYSLLYVEHKGWYSWVLSMLYGFLLTFGFITMTPQLFINYKMKSVAHLPWRMLTYKALNTFIDDLFAFVIKMPMMYRIGCLRDDVVFFIYLYQRWIYRVDPNRVNEFGTSGVEKPNKDSPVEASDNAPTPAAITEKAEEEKKND, from the exons ATGGCGGCGCAGGAGAACGAAGCTACCAGTGAAACCACCGTTAGCAACGGCGAG GTGGTGAGCACTAATGGCGGGGCTGCAGCTGACCAGGTTGCAGGTGACCAGGTTGCAGAGACAGCTGGAGCTGCACAGGATCCGGCACAGCAGCAACAGCCACCTCAAAACGCATGGCAGGTCATCAAGGGCGTTCTCTTTAG GATCTTTGTCATATGGGCCATCAGTAGCTGGTTCCGTCGTGGGTCTTCAACTCCGGATCCCAACACGCCTGCCGGTGTACCAAGACTTCCCAGCCGTAACCTCTTTCCCAAGGATACCCTCATG GATCTCGCTGTGTATATTTCTCAAGATGAGATATTTACGGACTTCAATGACACAGGATCACTATTCTGGTTCCAGCAAGATCTAGTCTATGGAGACTGGAGTATAGGAGAAGAAGGGTGCTATGAACATTACAAGGACCTGGAGATAccagag AGCGTCCAGCTGAATGGCTCTCTCTACATCCATGTGTTCTTCACCAAGAGTGGCTTTCACCCGGACCCCAAGCGCAAAGGCCAATATCGCAGGCTGGCCACTGTCCATGCTTCTCGAA tgctgaACAAGTTCAAGAAGAGAAAGTTTATGAAGACCAAGAATCTTTTGACCGGCGAGACAGAAGCAGACCCAGAGATGATAAAG AGGGCAGAGAGCCACGGACCTGTGGAGATCATCTCCCACTGGCACCCCAACCTCACCATCAACATGGTGGACGACCACACGGCTTGGGTCAAAGGGTCTGTTCCCCCACCTCTTGACCAGC ATGTGCAGTTTGATGCAGTCAGCGGAGACTACTACCCAATAGTCTACTTCAATGACTACTGGAACCTGCAGAAAGACTACATCCCCATCAACGAGACCCTGAATAAGCTGCCCCTGCGCATCACATACTGCCCGCTGTCCCTCTGGCGCTGGCAGCTGTATGCTGCCCAGAATGCCCGCTCTCCCTGGAACTTCCTGGCCGAGGAAACCCACGACCAGTCAGACGAGGACCAAGATTCTGTAAAG GTGGCCTTGCTGGAGACCAATCCCTATCTGTTGGGTGTGACCATCGTTGTCTCCATAGTTCACAGCATCTTTGAGTTCCTGGCTTTCAAAAACG acATCCAGTTCTGGAACAGCCGGCAGTCCCTGGAGGGCCTGTCAGTTCGCTCCATCACATTTGGGGTGTTTCAGTCCCTGGTGGTGTTGCTCTACATCCTGGACAATGAGACCAACTTTGTGGTCCAGGTCAGCGTGTTCATCGGCCTGCTCATCGACTTCTGGAAGATCACAAAAGTCATGGACGTCAAA ctGGACAGAGAGAACAAGATTGCTGGGGTATTGCCACGACTCGTATTCAAAGACAAGTCCACATACGTTCAGTCCTCCACCAAGCAATATGATGAT ATGGCTTTCAAGTACCTTTCGTGGTGCCTGTACCCTCTCTTTGGGTGTTATGCTGTCTACAGCCTGCTGTATGTGGAGCACAAAGGCTGGTACTCATGGGTACTGAGCATGCTTTATGGATTTTTGTTAACTTTTG GTTTTATTACCATGACACCACAGCTCTTCATTAACTATAAGATGAAGTCTGTGGCCCACCTCCCATGGAGGATGCTTACCTATAAGGCACTCAACACTTTCATTGATGACCTGTTTGCCTTTGTCATCAAGATGCCCATGATGTACAGAATAGGCTGTCTAAGAGATG ATGTAGTTTTCTTCATTTATCTGTATCAGCGCTGGATCTACAGAGTGGATCCCAACCGTGTCAATGAGTTTGGCACTAGTGGAGTGGAGAAGCCCAACAAGGACAGCCCGGTGGAGGCCTCCGACAACGCTCCCACGCCTGCTGCCATCACAGaaaaagcagaggaggagaagaagaatgaTTAA
- the mrpl28 gene encoding 39S ribosomal protein L28, mitochondrial isoform X1, whose protein sequence is MPLHKYPPRIWEALKLKKGIYARLPQHYLKSLDDKTPPTPVHWKALGVKYRSNPKTGYKERVQDVPIPVFYPRESQQGLWAGEGWIQGYKYSNDDKLSTRFKKTWKPQLFKREFYSEILDQKFNITVTARTLDLIDAAYGFDFYILKTPKQDLNSKLGMDLKRAMLLKLARKDFHLEDSDRREKVNKNYKQQFEIPEKEAEWVGLSLEEAVEKQRILELKEPEPVFKECLDSLVKELAIQKLSEPKIVERT, encoded by the exons ATGCCACTCCACAAATACCCACCCCGTATCTGGGAAGCCCTAAAGCTGAAGAAGGGCATCTATGCTCGACTCCCACAACACTACCTAAAAAGTTTGGACGATAAAACGCCTCCCACACCTGTGCATTGGAAAGCACTTGGAGTGAAGTATCGTTCCAACCCAAAAACTGGTTATAAAGAGCGGGTGCAGGATGTGCCCATCCCCGTTTTCTACCCACGAGAGTCCCAGCAGGGTCTTTGGGCAGGGGAGGGTTGGATACAGGGCTACAAATATTCAAACGATGACAAG CTGTCTACACGATTCAAGAAAACTTGGAAGCCTCAGCTCTTTAAGAGGGAGTTTTACAGCGAGATCCTGGACCAAAAGTTCAATATCACAGTCACGGCTCGCACCTTAGATCTCATCGATGCTGCTTATGGCTTTGATTTTTACATCCTGAAG ACACCCAAACAAGATCTAAACTCCAAACTTGGAATGGACCTCAAGCGGGCAATGCTCCTCAAATTGGCACGGAAGGACTTCCATCTGGAGGATTCAGATCGTCGAGAAAAAGTTAACAAGAATTACAAG CAGCAGTTTGAAATCCCTGAGAAGGAGGCTGAGTGGGTCGGGCTGAGTCTGGAGGAAGCAGTGGAAAAACAGAGGATCTTGGAGCTCAAG GAGCCTGAACCTGTGTTCAAGGAATGTTTGGACAGCCTGGTGAAGGAGCTGGCCATTCAGAAGCTTTCTGAACCAAAGATTGTGGAGAGGACGTAA
- the relb gene encoding transcription factor RelB isoform X2: MKGSRGATHRPGCGRGVAGRQSARSDTELLERLLDKPQLVVTEQPKERGMRFRYECEGRSAGSILGASSNEANKTLPTIELQGPIQDIKNVRVTVSLITKDIPYRPHPHCLVGKDCSDGICVIHLNPHNTRRHSFSNLGIQCVRRKELDLSLKKRRDQNIDPFNTGLSKSIEDMDMNVVRLCFQCELEREDGESIHLSPIVSNPIFDKKATTTSELKITRLNTVKGSCIGKTEIYMLCDKVQKDDIEIIFSRGSWEAKAEFAQTDVHRQIAIVFKSPPYQDLDIYEEVEVNVLLRRLSDRMDSEPVKFTYTPHNPDPYGVNRKRKIKPDIKFTDGCNVRAESVMAEPAAPHVFEQFSYPLESSVGMVNASQEDLPSQPVQYAIDELKQEETLGPLDTDTMNMLSSIIQMLEDGNTASFGMPLANQDENSNFGNMNFPMDDPSMNMNFYTEMQFSQMVSGGHHAVPIIDLQPSHPHVLDQGLGDVEGHGISTVKTEKEGDL, translated from the exons ATGAAGGGCTCCAGGGGAGCCACCCACCGGCCTGGGTGTGGGCGCGGGGTGGCAGGGCGGCAGTCGGCCCGCTCGGACACAGAGTTACTGGAGCGTCTGCTGGACAAACCCCAGCTGGTTGTGACCGAGCAGCCCAAAGAGAGGGGCATGAGGTTCCGCTATGAATGCGAGGGTCGCTCTGCCGGCAGCATCCTCGGCGCAAGCAGCAACGAGGCCAACAAGACCCTGCCCACTATCGAG CTTCAAGGACCAATTCAAGATATCAAAAATGTCAGAGTCACTGTTTCCCTGATCACCAAGGACATCCCTTACCGCCCACATCCCCATTGCCTCGTGGGTAAAGACTGTTCTGATGGCATCTGTGTCATTCACCTTAACCCACACAACACTCGCCGACACAG TTTTTCCAACTTGGGCATTCAGTGTGTGCGTAGGAAAGAGCTTGATCTCTCCCTAAAAAAGAGAAGGGACCAAAACATTGATCCATTTAACA CTGGCCTGTCTAAGAGCATTGAGGATATGGACATGAACGTGGTCCGACTCTGTTTCCAATGtgaactggagagagaggacGGCGAGAGCATCCATCTGTCCCCAATCGTCTCCAACCCCATTTTCGACAAGA AGGCAACAACAACATCAGAGCTGAAAATAACTCGTTTGAATACTGTGAAGGGGTCATGCATAGGGAAAACAGAGATCTACATGCTGTGCGACAAAGTGCAGAAAG ATGACATAGAGATCATCTTCAGCCGGGGGTCGTGGGAGGCCAAGGCTGAGTTTGCCCAGACGGATGTCCACCGTCAGATAGCCATCGTCTTCAAGTCGCCGCCCTATCAGGACCTGGACATCTATGAGGAAGTGGAGGTCAACGTCCTCCTGCGACGCCTTTCAGATCGCATGGACAGCGAACCCGTCAAGTTCACCTACACGCCGCATAATCCAG atcCTTATGGTGTCAATCGCAAAAGAAAAATCAAGCCTGACATCAAGTTCACTGATGGGTGCAATGTGAGAG CTGAGAGTGTGATGGCAGAGCCTGCTGCACCTCATGTCTTTGAGCAATTCTCCTATCCCCTGGAGAGCTCAGTTGGCATGGTAAACGCCTCTCAAGAAGACCTACCAAGTCAGCCTGTCCAGTATGCCATTGACGAGCTGAAGCAAGAAGAAACCTTAGGCCCTCTGGATACAGACACCATGAACATGCTCTCTTCAATCATACAGATGCTTGAAGATGGCAACACTGCAAGTTTTGGCATGCCTCTGGCCAACCAGGATGAAAACTCTAACTTTGGCAATATGAACTTTCCCATGGACGACCCCTCAATGAACATGAATTTTTACACCGAGATGCAGTTCAGTCAGATGGTCAGCGGTGGACACCATGCTGTCCCCATCATCGACCTTCAACCCTCGCATCCCCATGTGCTTGATCAGGGCCTTGGAGATGTGGAGGGTCATGGCATTTCCACGGTGAAGACGGAGAAAGAAGGTGACCTCTAA
- the relb gene encoding transcription factor RelB isoform X1, translating to MTNMSVHNGTRGGTDIDLDIIEEYIVEDTSLRPPFVLPGPPPPPPDPDSPRKNAPVLVSRGTSSQPQRTFPQVPTAVIHPMKGSRGATHRPGCGRGVAGRQSARSDTELLERLLDKPQLVVTEQPKERGMRFRYECEGRSAGSILGASSNEANKTLPTIELQGPIQDIKNVRVTVSLITKDIPYRPHPHCLVGKDCSDGICVIHLNPHNTRRHSFSNLGIQCVRRKELDLSLKKRRDQNIDPFNTGLSKSIEDMDMNVVRLCFQCELEREDGESIHLSPIVSNPIFDKKATTTSELKITRLNTVKGSCIGKTEIYMLCDKVQKDDIEIIFSRGSWEAKAEFAQTDVHRQIAIVFKSPPYQDLDIYEEVEVNVLLRRLSDRMDSEPVKFTYTPHNPDPYGVNRKRKIKPDIKFTDGCNVRAESVMAEPAAPHVFEQFSYPLESSVGMVNASQEDLPSQPVQYAIDELKQEETLGPLDTDTMNMLSSIIQMLEDGNTASFGMPLANQDENSNFGNMNFPMDDPSMNMNFYTEMQFSQMVSGGHHAVPIIDLQPSHPHVLDQGLGDVEGHGISTVKTEKEGDL from the exons ATGACAAACATGAGTGTCCACAACGGAACGCGAGGTGGTACAG ATATCGACCTTG ACATAATCGAGGAGTATATCGTGGAGGACACGTCGTTGAGACCTCCGTTCGTGCTTCCTgggcctccaccacctcctcccgaCCCGGATTCTCCCAGAAAGAACGCTCCAGTACTAGTATCCAGGGGCACAAGCTCCCAG CCCCAGCGGACATTTCCTCAAGTCCCAACCGCAGTGATTCATCCCATGAAGGGCTCCAGGGGAGCCACCCACCGGCCTGGGTGTGGGCGCGGGGTGGCAGGGCGGCAGTCGGCCCGCTCGGACACAGAGTTACTGGAGCGTCTGCTGGACAAACCCCAGCTGGTTGTGACCGAGCAGCCCAAAGAGAGGGGCATGAGGTTCCGCTATGAATGCGAGGGTCGCTCTGCCGGCAGCATCCTCGGCGCAAGCAGCAACGAGGCCAACAAGACCCTGCCCACTATCGAG CTTCAAGGACCAATTCAAGATATCAAAAATGTCAGAGTCACTGTTTCCCTGATCACCAAGGACATCCCTTACCGCCCACATCCCCATTGCCTCGTGGGTAAAGACTGTTCTGATGGCATCTGTGTCATTCACCTTAACCCACACAACACTCGCCGACACAG TTTTTCCAACTTGGGCATTCAGTGTGTGCGTAGGAAAGAGCTTGATCTCTCCCTAAAAAAGAGAAGGGACCAAAACATTGATCCATTTAACA CTGGCCTGTCTAAGAGCATTGAGGATATGGACATGAACGTGGTCCGACTCTGTTTCCAATGtgaactggagagagaggacGGCGAGAGCATCCATCTGTCCCCAATCGTCTCCAACCCCATTTTCGACAAGA AGGCAACAACAACATCAGAGCTGAAAATAACTCGTTTGAATACTGTGAAGGGGTCATGCATAGGGAAAACAGAGATCTACATGCTGTGCGACAAAGTGCAGAAAG ATGACATAGAGATCATCTTCAGCCGGGGGTCGTGGGAGGCCAAGGCTGAGTTTGCCCAGACGGATGTCCACCGTCAGATAGCCATCGTCTTCAAGTCGCCGCCCTATCAGGACCTGGACATCTATGAGGAAGTGGAGGTCAACGTCCTCCTGCGACGCCTTTCAGATCGCATGGACAGCGAACCCGTCAAGTTCACCTACACGCCGCATAATCCAG atcCTTATGGTGTCAATCGCAAAAGAAAAATCAAGCCTGACATCAAGTTCACTGATGGGTGCAATGTGAGAG CTGAGAGTGTGATGGCAGAGCCTGCTGCACCTCATGTCTTTGAGCAATTCTCCTATCCCCTGGAGAGCTCAGTTGGCATGGTAAACGCCTCTCAAGAAGACCTACCAAGTCAGCCTGTCCAGTATGCCATTGACGAGCTGAAGCAAGAAGAAACCTTAGGCCCTCTGGATACAGACACCATGAACATGCTCTCTTCAATCATACAGATGCTTGAAGATGGCAACACTGCAAGTTTTGGCATGCCTCTGGCCAACCAGGATGAAAACTCTAACTTTGGCAATATGAACTTTCCCATGGACGACCCCTCAATGAACATGAATTTTTACACCGAGATGCAGTTCAGTCAGATGGTCAGCGGTGGACACCATGCTGTCCCCATCATCGACCTTCAACCCTCGCATCCCCATGTGCTTGATCAGGGCCTTGGAGATGTGGAGGGTCATGGCATTTCCACGGTGAAGACGGAGAAAGAAGGTGACCTCTAA
- the mrpl28 gene encoding 39S ribosomal protein L28, mitochondrial isoform X2, whose product MPLHKYPPRIWEALKLKKGIYARLPQHYLKSLDDKTPPTPVHWKALGVKYRSNPKTGYKERVQDVPIPVFYPRESQQGLWAGEGWIQGYKYSNDDKLSTRFKKTWKPQLFKREFYSEILDQKFNITVTARTLDLIDAAYGFDFYILKTPKQDLNSKLGMDLKRAMLLKLARKDFHLEDSDRREKVNKNYKQFEIPEKEAEWVGLSLEEAVEKQRILELKEPEPVFKECLDSLVKELAIQKLSEPKIVERT is encoded by the exons ATGCCACTCCACAAATACCCACCCCGTATCTGGGAAGCCCTAAAGCTGAAGAAGGGCATCTATGCTCGACTCCCACAACACTACCTAAAAAGTTTGGACGATAAAACGCCTCCCACACCTGTGCATTGGAAAGCACTTGGAGTGAAGTATCGTTCCAACCCAAAAACTGGTTATAAAGAGCGGGTGCAGGATGTGCCCATCCCCGTTTTCTACCCACGAGAGTCCCAGCAGGGTCTTTGGGCAGGGGAGGGTTGGATACAGGGCTACAAATATTCAAACGATGACAAG CTGTCTACACGATTCAAGAAAACTTGGAAGCCTCAGCTCTTTAAGAGGGAGTTTTACAGCGAGATCCTGGACCAAAAGTTCAATATCACAGTCACGGCTCGCACCTTAGATCTCATCGATGCTGCTTATGGCTTTGATTTTTACATCCTGAAG ACACCCAAACAAGATCTAAACTCCAAACTTGGAATGGACCTCAAGCGGGCAATGCTCCTCAAATTGGCACGGAAGGACTTCCATCTGGAGGATTCAGATCGTCGAGAAAAAGTTAACAAGAATTACAAG CAGTTTGAAATCCCTGAGAAGGAGGCTGAGTGGGTCGGGCTGAGTCTGGAGGAAGCAGTGGAAAAACAGAGGATCTTGGAGCTCAAG GAGCCTGAACCTGTGTTCAAGGAATGTTTGGACAGCCTGGTGAAGGAGCTGGCCATTCAGAAGCTTTCTGAACCAAAGATTGTGGAGAGGACGTAA